Proteins from a genomic interval of Thunnus maccoyii chromosome 1, fThuMac1.1, whole genome shotgun sequence:
- the traf6 gene encoding TNF receptor-associated factor 6: MSCFVSNKGSLEEDSYEGAVGGELSGCALAMMEKEQESMLSPSESPGTFISSSSSSLQAATPVQGYDVEFDPPLESKYECPICLMALRNAIQTPCGHRFCKNCIEKSIRDTGQKCPVDNEMLSQDQLFPDNFAKREILSLTVRCPNAGCADKMELRHLENHVAQCQFATVPCPQCQKSVRKSNVEEHITVECQRRPVSCPDCVACFVYEERELHEQQCPFANVTCQYCEMVLIRDQMESHCDTDCPKAPIACNFSTFGCKERMQRHNLAQHMQEFTQMHMRYMAEFLRGLSLNGTTPKSLWALGHSVPPEDQGAAASASTSSGSRGSAGCSSNFASSQPSEEMQRLREMDKRLVKQDHQLRELIILKETRAGQLAELQRRVSVLEETVKELEVQQCHGIFIWRLKGFTAHLRNQEAGLPVVEHSPGFYTGRPGYKLCLRLHLQTPNAPRCSNYISLFVHTMQGSFDGQLTWPFQGTIRLAILDQGPEGQHHMEVMETKPDLQAFQKPTIQRNPKGFGYVTFLHLNQLHQKAYVKDDTLLIRCEVTPRFDSIFHREGPTVQPRGPEASVSRD; this comes from the exons ATGTCTTGCTTTGTTAGTAATAAGGGGAGTTTGGAGGAGGACAGCTATGAGGGAGCTGTTGGTGGAGAGCTGTCCGGCTGTGCCTTGGCGATGATGGAAAAGGAACAAGAATCGATGCTCAGCCCCTCAGAGAGCCCTGGTAccttcatcagcagcagctccagtaGTCTTCAGGCTGCTACCCCTGTCCAGGGCTATGACGTTGAGTTTGACCCACCTCTAGAGAGTAAATATGAGTGCCCTATCTGCCTCATGGCTTTAAGGAATGCCATCCAAACACCCTGTGGTCACCGTTTCTGCAAGAACTGCATTGAGAAGTCCATTCG TGACACAGGACAGAAGTGCCCTGTGGACAACGAAATGCTGTCACAAGACCAGCTGTTTCCTGATAACTTCGCAAAACGGGAGATTCTCTCGCTAACTGTTCGCTGTCCGAACGCTGGCTGTGCTGATAAAATGGAGCTCCGACATTTAGAG aATCATGTGGCACAGTGTCAGTTTGCAACTGTGCCTTGCCCGCAGTGCCAAAAGTCTGTGAGAAAAAGCAACGTCGAGGAGCATATAACTGTTGAGTGCCAAAGGAGACCTGTGTCGTGTCCAGATTGTGTGGCGTGCTTTGTgtatgaggagagagag CTTCATGAGCAGCAGTGTCCCTTTGCCAATGTCACGTGCCAGTACTGTGAGATGGTTCTCATCAGAGACCAG atggAATCTCATTGTGATACAGATTGCCCAAAAGCACCCATCGCCTGTAACTTTAGCACCTTTGGATGCAAGGAAAGG ATGCAGCGCCACAACCTGGCTCAGCACATGCAGGAGTTCACACAGATGCATATGCGCTACATGGCAGAGTTCCTGCGTGGCCTTAGCCTTAATGGCACCACACCAAAATCCCTCTGGGCGCTTGGACATTCTGTTCCCCCTGAAGACCAAGGAGCTGCAGCATCAGCATCAACCTCTAGTGGTTCCAGAGGAtctgcaggctgcagcagcaACTTTGCCTCATCTCAGCCTAGTGAAGAGATGCAGAGGCTCCGGGAGATGGATAAACGACTGGTAAAACAGGATCACCAGCTGCGTGAGCTCATCATCCTAAAAGAAACGCGG GCAGGCCAGCTTGCAGAGCTCCAGCGTAGGGTGTCTGTGCTGGAGGAGACAGTAAAGGAGCTGGAGGTCCAGCAGTGCCACGGTATCTTCATCTGGCGCCTCAAAGGTTTCACTGCCCACTTACGAAACCAAGAAGCAGGCCTACCAGTAGTTGAACACAGCCCAGGCTTCTACACAGGTCGTCCAGGCTACAAACTGTGCCTGCGCTTACACCTGCAGACCCCCAACGCCCCACGCTGCTCCAACTACATCTCCCTGTTTGTCCACACCATGCAAGGATCTTTTGATGGGCAGCTGACCTGGCCGTTCCAGGGCACCATCCGACTCGCTATCCTAGACCAGGGCCCCGAAGGTCAGCACCACATGGAGGTGATGGAGACTAAGCCAGACCTGCAAGCCTTCCAGAAGCCCACCATCCAGCGTAACCCTAAAGGATTTGGCTACGTGACCTTTCTGCACCTGAATCAGCTGCATCAGAAAGCCTATGTTAAAGATGACACTCTTCTTATCCGCTGTGAGGTCACACCACGTTTCGACAGTATCTTTCACCGTGAGGGACCAACAGTACAACCTAGAGGGCCCGAGGCCTCAGTTTCAAGGGACTAA